A single region of the Dehalobacter sp. 12DCB1 genome encodes:
- a CDS encoding Ger(x)C family spore germination protein codes for MKKLRFRNIGTFSVLLSLFLFCSGCWSSKEVETLAFVTLSGYDYTQINGQDVWTAATLILKPQGSQGQDEGKKSSLSGNAEQLVTGQGPTMQDAIRNYSAKLPTVPFYGYATGMIIGEEVAKKKAPEMLEHRARFPQTRPRDIVLVAKGEAKEILKTRGTMNQLFSSEVSQFIDLKATNTGKSYGMYFYKFVSWMTSNDRDAVLPQIKIIPLESDNKESGDNPKTKGSIIEGLGVFRAGHLVGWLEQEQTIGFLLLTQKINQGPISIPVQKDGTMFNYFLSRSTYKVKPVVSNEEISYQVTIQTKGEIDENNSLRMTKEDIEQLEPVISEKLKKIATSTVNQAKTYKADFLGFSEKLHHKNSKTFHALESEWREAFVNANVEINVKAKITSTGRLKEKLEVNPTD; via the coding sequence TTGAAAAAACTCCGTTTTAGAAATATAGGGACCTTCAGCGTCTTGCTCTCGCTTTTTTTATTCTGTTCGGGATGCTGGAGCAGCAAGGAAGTCGAAACGCTGGCTTTTGTCACGCTAAGCGGCTATGACTATACCCAAATCAACGGTCAGGATGTTTGGACTGCGGCCACGCTGATCCTGAAGCCGCAAGGCAGTCAGGGACAAGATGAAGGAAAGAAGTCCAGTTTGAGCGGCAATGCAGAACAGCTTGTCACCGGTCAGGGACCAACCATGCAGGATGCAATTAGAAATTATTCCGCGAAATTGCCGACTGTCCCTTTTTATGGTTACGCTACAGGCATGATTATTGGGGAAGAGGTGGCCAAAAAAAAAGCACCTGAAATGCTCGAACATCGTGCCCGCTTCCCACAGACCCGGCCACGCGATATTGTTTTAGTGGCCAAGGGTGAAGCCAAGGAAATACTTAAGACGAGAGGCACGATGAACCAGTTGTTTTCTTCGGAGGTATCTCAGTTTATCGATTTAAAAGCCACAAACACCGGCAAATCTTATGGTATGTATTTCTATAAGTTTGTATCCTGGATGACAAGCAATGACCGTGATGCCGTTTTACCGCAAATTAAGATTATACCCTTGGAATCGGATAACAAAGAATCCGGAGACAATCCCAAAACCAAAGGAAGCATTATTGAAGGCCTGGGTGTTTTTCGGGCCGGCCATTTGGTCGGCTGGCTTGAACAGGAACAAACCATCGGTTTTCTGCTGCTGACGCAAAAAATTAACCAAGGCCCTATTTCCATCCCCGTTCAGAAGGACGGAACCATGTTTAACTATTTTCTAAGCCGTTCAACGTATAAAGTAAAACCAGTTGTCTCCAACGAAGAAATATCTTATCAGGTTACAATTCAGACGAAAGGAGAAATCGATGAAAATAACAGTTTAAGGATGACTAAAGAAGATATTGAGCAATTAGAACCTGTCATTAGTGAAAAACTAAAAAAGATAGCCACCTCAACAGTTAACCAGGCCAAGACCTACAAAGCTGATTTTTTGGGTTTCTCGGAAAAGCTGCATCATAAAAATTCCAAAACATTTCATGCTTTGGAATCGGAATGGCGGGAAGCTTTTGTAAACGCTAATGTTGAAATTAATGTGAAAGCAAAGATCACCAGCACCGGCAGACTGAAAGAAAAATTAGAGGTTAATCCTACTGACTGA